ATTTGGTGACATCCACTCTGCCCCTTGCTTGCTCCTCTGGGCAGCTTTAAACCTTGACGCGTGCCGGCATCGAACAAGAACAGTCACAAAGATGACTACGATCACCACCATGGCACCTGCCACTATGGCAATCATAATTGTCAGATAATCCTCATTTTGGTAGGGTTGACTGCTATCTCCAATATTTCTGTCCAAAGGAGTTTCCATAGTCCTGCGAATCAAATCGTAAATGTAGGAAGCATTCCCGGCGGTCTCGTTGACATATAAAAACACAAGTACCAGAGTGTGCAAAGGCTTGGGATATCCTAAGTCACTTATATTGACCACCAGGCGGTGCAGGCCTATATCTGTTGAAGAAGGCTTTTCTTCTAGAGTAATGTTGCCTGTCACTGGGTCTATACGAAACAGACCTTTGTTGTTTCCACTGACAATAGTGTATTTTAATTCAGCATTCATCCCAGTGTCAATATCAACAGCGAAGACCTCAGCAACCACCGAGCCTGGAATGGCTGAAAGAGGCACCAGCTTAAATGATGTATTGGATGGAGGGTAGATAACTACAGGGCTATTATCATTAGCATCCATTATATTGATTGTTACTTTGGCCGTGGAGGAACGTGAAGTCTGTCCTCCATCTACGGCTTTGACATCAAATGTGTAAGAACTTTGCTGCTCTCTGTCAAAGGACACATTAGACTTGATCAAACCAGAATATGGATCCAGGACAAAGTTCTCATTGTCGTTGAGTATTGAAAGTGTGACAGCTTTGTTTTCTCCTGCATCCGAATCTGTGGCTGTTATCACGCCGACTGTACTGTACTTTGGTAGGTTCTCAGATACAAAGAACTGAAAGTGGTTGTGCGTAAACTTGGGACTGTTGTCATTTTCATCTAGGACAGTCACAATGACGGCGGCTTGGCTCTGCAGTGGGGGAGTACCGTTGTCCCTGGCTGTGACAGTAAAAATGAAACGTTCCTGTTCTTCTCTATCAAAAACTCGGGAGGCTGTCAAGACTCCTGTCTTCCGGTCCAGATCGAAGAAAGAAGCATTAGGGCCAAGCTGATACACAATGTCTGAGTTCTTCCCACTGTCTTCATCGGTGGCACTGATAGTAGTTAAGTATAGACCTCTGCGGTTGTTTTCAGACACAGATAGCTCAATTACAGGCTGGGTAAAGATTGGAGGGTTGTCATTCTCATCCTCGAGCTCCACTCTCACCAGGGCTGTCTGGTTGAGACTTGGCTTTCCAGTGTCAGCAGCCACTATTTTAAAACTGTATTCTTTGGTGCCCTCATAGTCCAACAAGGAAGAGGTCTCTAGAAGGTACTGGTTATCATAGACAGCTTTTAGATGAAAGGGGACCTCTCTTTCAATAAAGCAGATGACCTTGCTGTTCACATCGGTGTCTTTGTCCGACACGGTAATTAGCGCTATCTTTGTGTTGGTCGGGTCTTTCTCTGATAAATACACTGTTCCATTGATAGGGCTTATAATATACCTGAGATCGATATTGGGCGGGTTGTCATTCACATCTGTCACATTGATGGTGACAGTTGCCCTTGCCGGTGTGGAGCTGCCATCTGTAGCTAGGACGGTTAACTTGTGAACTGCGGTATCTTCCCTGTCTAGCGCTCTCTGAACTGTAATTAATCCAGTCGTGTTGTTTAAAGCAAAGAGTCTTTTGGTAGCAGATGTGACTTGGGCACCATAAATATATTTGATTTCAGCGTTGGTCCCTATATCTGCATCTGTTGCATGGAGCTGGACTACAGAGGTCCCCGTGGGAGCATTCTCAGGAATGTGAACCTCTATTTGACTTTCTTTAAACACCGGTTTGTTGTCATTCACGTCACTTACTGTCACTTGAAGGATGGCAGTGCTGGATTTTTGAGGGTTTCCGCCATCCTCAACTTTAATTTTCATGACATAGGTATCTTTCTGCTCTCTGTCCAAGACCTGCTGCACTATGAGCTGTGGCCACTTCTCCCCCTCTGGCGTCTCCACTATGTCCAGTCCGAAGACGCTTTGTCCATTTAATAGTCCATAGTGCTGCACTCCGTTGAACCCGGTGTCTGGGTCCACTGCTGATGGAATTGGGAATCGGCTGTTTATTAGAGTATTCTCAGGAATGGAGATGTTAATCACAGTTGATGGGAACATAGGAGCGTTATCATTGGTGTCCGTGACTATTATTTTTATCTTGATAAGTCTGAAAAAGTCATTGGGGAGAATGACAACTTCAAGTTCAAAGAAACATTCATTTTCATCGGCAAGAGATGCTCCGGCGCAGATTTTCTCTCGGTCTATCCTGGTGGAGGTTGTGAAGATCTCTCCGGTGCTACTGGACACTTTGACCAGAGGAGAGTCACCGGCTTTGGAAACCAGTCTGTATACAAGGCTGCTGCTGGTCCCAGTGGCAGCATTGATATGGGAGATATTCAGGTCCTTTGGTATGTTTCCAATTGGTACATTTTCAGGCAGTTCCTCTCTTATGGTGTAGATAAGTTCTTGGGCAATCGCAGAATCCAGCCTTAAGCAGGCAATAAGAGCGGCCAACAGGTAAAAATCCCTTAGGTCCATGATAATGTGCTTCCTTTGTTTTCTTGGATTTTAGGATTTAAAGGGCTGTCACTGAGGAACGGTGCCGATTTGCAAGAGGAGGCGTGCATGGACTGCAAGATGCCTTACATCTCATTTCTAATTGGAGCCAGCAGCTGTCAACACAATCACACAAACAATCAAATTTGTAAAATTCCAGAAAACGTAAGTGCATACATGCCGTCTCATGCCAATCATTACATTAGTGCCTGCTCTGGGCATAACTACCCCCATCTGCAACATACAAGGTGTCTAAGGGATCAGCCCTGCAGACTGAAGGCAATCACTACTTCCCCTCATTCCTAATCCTCCTCACATCATGCATCTATGGAAGGGCACTGCCAGCTGCCAACTCCATTGCCTCTGCCCATTCCCTCCAGTGCAGCAGCCTCCCTGCCAAGTCTTGGGAAGCCCTTCCTTGACTACTGAGAAAGCTTTAAGAACTTACAAGCCAAGGGATCCTCGGTCCGGGGGCCAGACGTCATCAGGACATGGATGCTGCCGGGGGCTAATACCGCAAGTAAAGTCCGGGGCTGGAGGGCATGGAAGGCGGCGGTCAGATCCAGCAGGTAGGCGCCCTCACAGCAGCACCGAATCCCAGGCAACCATGCTAAACTTCGGGGGTCGCAGCGCGCAGTGCCCCCTGGAAATGCGATGGAGCAACTCCAGTCAGTGTGACGGGGAATCCTCCTCTCCGCAGCAGGCTCCGCCGGCGCTCAGCAGCTCCATGCCGGTAAATCCACGTCCAGGGGCCATCAGCTATTCCCGTCGGTCGCGATAGTCGTGAACTTGGAAGGTGTCAGAGTCGGGATGATGCGGCTGGAGGTACTCGGCTCCGCGCGCTCACCGCCCTCCCTCATTCCCCTTCCCTCTGAGCTGGATTTCTTCATATAACTCTCAATAAATCCGAAGGGACGGGGGTGGGTTCCGCCTGGCCACGCCCACTGCGCGGGGATTGGCTGTCTGGGAGTATGTGGCTGGGAGATGCTAAAGagctttgatgatgtcatgagcATGTGACCGGTCACGTGTGTGGGGATGTGGCCCGCCTTGTGCTGCCGAGGAGCTCGTGTCTGTTCTGGCTGGAAGTGTGTGCGCCTAGTCAGCCCTGGGAACCGAGCGCCTGCACACACACggtcctgcacacacacacacacacacagctctgcactgcgtcctgtacacacacacacacacagtcctgcacacacacacacggtcctgcacacacacagctctgcactgcgtcctgtacacacacacacacacacacagtcctgcacacacacacagtcctGTACACAAACACACAGTCctgcacacacacagctctgcactgcgtcctgtacacacacacacacacacacacacacagtcctgcacacacacacacagctctgcactgtatgcttcacacacacacacagctctgcactgtatgcttcacacacacacacagctctgcaccacgTCCTGTACACACAGTCCTGCACTGTATgcttcacccacacacacagctctgcactgtatgcttcacacacacagctctgcactgtatgcttcacacccacacacacagctctgcactgtatgcttcacacacacacagctctgcactgtatgcttcacacacacacagctctgcactgtatgcttcacacacacacacagctctgcactgtatgcttcacacacacacagcacatcTACCTTATATGAAACACTTTCAGTCAGAGTGGGCAGGGACAGGTCCTGAGCTCCGGGGTGTAGACATCAGTCCTCAGTTGTGTTGCACACTTAGGACGCTGCGCCCGCGCTTTACTCCTGGCACAGACACTTTGACTAGTTACTTACACGAGGCAGTATCTACAATGCAGTATGAAAAGATTCACAATCGCTAATCCTCCGcctcatcgcccccccccccccccccgcacgccCCCACAAACAAGACCCCTGAGCCAGTAATCAATCCGTAAGGAGGAAAGGGTTGTGAAGGGCAATGAAATCCATTAAAAGGCCAGTGTGCCTTGGGCAAGAAAAATGATTTTCTTTGAGTGTGCTGCCCAGTCAGGATTGTGGCTTTTCCAGGCTGctgaggaggagaggtgggagtaGACGTCTGAGAAACAGATGAGTGTTTGTAAGGATTGACTGAAGCCGGCTCCTTGTGCGGCCGCACACCCTGCTGCCATGCACTGATTCATCAGAGCCCTGCATTACTGGAGGGAGGAGAACCACATCCTGGCACCTGTCCCTGGTGCTAACCACCCTCGGCTGCTACTAGTCTATATTGTAACTGTCCCTGGTGCTGACTGGCCACCCTCTGCCACCTGTCCCTGGTGCTGACCACTCTCTGCCACCTGTCCCTGGTGCTGACCACTCTCTGCCACCTGTCCCTGTTGCTGATCACCCTGTGCTGCTCCTCTCAGATGGTACCTGTCCCTGGTGCTGACCACCCTGTGCTGCTCGTCTCAGATGGTACCTGTCCCTGGTGCTGACCACCCTGTGCTGCCACTGTCAGATGGTACCTGTCCCTGGTGCTGATCACCCTGTGCTGCTCCTCTCAGATAGTACCTGTCCCTGGTGTTGACCACCCTGTGCTGCCACTGTCAGATGGTACCTGTCCCTGGTGCTGACCACCCTGTGCTGCTCCTCTCAGATGGCACCTGTCCCTGGTGCTGACCACCCTGTGCTGCTCCTCTCAGATGGTACCTGTCCCTGGTGCTGACCACCCTCGTCTGCAGTCACCATCACATAGGGACAGAGCTGTCTGCTGTGCTGATCTCTAGTATCCTGCACTCCTTCAATTGATCTGTCCTTGGTGCAGTTGCTGTCTGCCTGGCAATAATGCAACTGGCCGTACTGAAGCCAGCGAGACGAATCCTGCTTAGGTCCTCCACACATAATGATAGCGTGTTTCTGTTGAGCAGCTAATGAGTTAATAGCCATGCCTTTTCATTTGCTTCTGCATAAATATCACTTTGTCAGCGCCCGGCGTTTCCTCGGTCCTCGCCATTGTATTGTAGGACAACAATACCCATCAGCTCTCCTGTATGAAGTCAGCCTGTTTCCCTAGAACAGTACGCCCCATTGTCTAATCACATGTTGGGTGAGATAATGCTAGCTTCACTGTGTCAACCCGTTAAGGCTCATGTCACAAAGACGCCACAGTGTTAAATATAGAACAAATTGGCTTGTGTTCTTTCACCTATAGAATAAACTAAACGGGCACACACAAGTAAGGGAAGTGTTACCAACCGGGCGGGCGTTACAGACTTTGCCCTGTGCACTTGATGTTAGTCTTTTTCCCTCTGTATTAGATTGGCGATTTGGAAGATTGTGCACTAAACCCTTGTGAAACAGAACACTACAGAAATACTTTGCATCTCGTTAAATCATGAAGGGGCAATTGAGCAACAAGACGCAAGTGAGAAGGAAATTCAACAGTCTTAGATGTCAGGTCATCAAACACCTTATGGCCTGTAGGGATAGAATGTGTCTGAAAAGTGGTTCCACTGCCTGATGTCTTTCTAATTGTTCTTCGCTTGCTGTAAATTGATGTTATTTCCCCAAACAGTCGTCTTTTATTAGCCATGCCTCCTGAAACTTTACTTATTACACAATGTGCTTTATTAATTTACCCCGTCTCTTGATTTCCATGTATTTATTTAGTTACTTTTCTCATTTAtttctatttcttttttctttcttgttctctttttttttttctttatttctctctTTCATTCTTTCCTTAAACTTTTTAGCATTCTATGTTGTAgcctaaagtaaaaataaatagagtttccccatcaatctgcactcaataccccataaagaGAAACTGAAAACAGAATATTAGAAATGCTTACAAACCTatttaaaaggaaaaactaaagttttacatggacataagtattcagaccctttgcaatGACTGAATTGAAACTTTTAGTTCTGAGGGCCTCTCGTTTCTCCTAATCagctttgagatgtttctacaccttaatTAGAGTCTACCTGTGATAAATTCAGTTGACTGAACATGATTTGGAAACACACAAtcttgtctatataaggtctctcAGCTGCCAATGCAAGCCATGAGAAGGAAAGAACTGCCGGTAGAAGCTCAGAGAAAAGATTGTGTGGAGGCAAgtatctggagaagggtacaaacattctgctgcactgaacgttccTATGTCACAGTACATCAATAATTATTAAATaggagaagtttggaacaaccaagaCTCTTCCTAGATCAggccaccccaccaaactaagtaattgggggaGAAGGACTTTGGTAAGACAGAGGATCAAGAAACCAATGATCTCCAAAGATCCTCTGTGTATATGGGAGAAACtttcagaaggtcaaccatcactgcacaGCACTCTACCAATCTCAACAtggagtttgtaaaaaaaaaaaaaaagcaccttaaATTACTTTCAGACTGTGAAAAACAAGATTATCTGGTCTGAGAAAACCAAGTTAACATTTTCTCCTCCATTCTAAGCACTGTGTCTAGAGAAAACCAGgccctgcccaataccatccctacagtgacgcatggt
This is a stretch of genomic DNA from Bufo gargarizans isolate SCDJY-AF-19 chromosome 3, ASM1485885v1, whole genome shotgun sequence. It encodes these proteins:
- the PCDH9 gene encoding protocadherin-9 isoform X1, which produces MDLRDFYLLAALIACLRLDSAIAQELIYTIREELPENVPIGNIPKDLNISHINAATGTSSSLVYRLVSKAGDSPLVKVSSSTGEIFTTSTRIDREKICAGASLADENECFFELEVVILPNDFFRLIKIKIIVTDTNDNAPMFPSTVINISIPENTLINSRFPIPSAVDPDTGFNGVQHYGLLNGQSVFGLDIVETPEGEKWPQLIVQQVLDREQKDTYVMKIKVEDGGNPQKSSTAILQVTVSDVNDNKPVFKESQIEVHIPENAPTGTSVVQLHATDADIGTNAEIKYIYGAQVTSATKRLFALNNTTGLITVQRALDREDTAVHKLTVLATDGSSTPARATVTINVTDVNDNPPNIDLRYIISPINGTVYLSEKDPTNTKIALITVSDKDTDVNSKVICFIEREVPFHLKAVYDNQYLLETSSLLDYEGTKEYSFKIVAADTGKPSLNQTALVRVELEDENDNPPIFTQPVIELSVSENNRRGLYLTTISATDEDSGKNSDIVYQLGPNASFFDLDRKTGVLTASRVFDREEQERFIFTVTARDNGTPPLQSQAAVIVTVLDENDNSPKFTHNHFQFFVSENLPKYSTVGVITATDSDAGENKAVTLSILNDNENFVLDPYSGLIKSNVSFDREQQSSYTFDVKAVDGGQTSRSSTAKVTINIMDANDNSPVVIYPPSNTSFKLVPLSAIPGSVVAEVFAVDIDTGMNAELKYTIVSGNNKGLFRIDPVTGNITLEEKPSSTDIGLHRLVVNISDLGYPKPLHTLVLVFLYVNETAGNASYIYDLIRRTMETPLDRNIGDSSQPYQNEDYLTIMIAIVAGAMVVIVVIFVTVLVRCRHASRFKAAQRSKQGAEWMSPNQEGKQNKKKKRKKRKSPKSSLLNFVTIEESKPDDTVHEPINGTISLPAELEEQGIGRFDWGTAPPTTFKPNSPDLAKHYKSASPQSAFHLKADTPVSVKKHHVIQELPLDNTFVGGCDTLSKRSSTSSDHFSASECSSQGGFKTKGPLHNRQVNEHFYWSISTAYKCPINQY
- the PCDH9 gene encoding protocadherin-9 isoform X2 produces the protein MDLRDFYLLAALIACLRLDSAIAQELIYTIREELPENVPIGNIPKDLNISHINAATGTSSSLVYRLVSKAGDSPLVKVSSSTGEIFTTSTRIDREKICAGASLADENECFFELEVVILPNDFFRLIKIKIIVTDTNDNAPMFPSTVINISIPENTLINSRFPIPSAVDPDTGFNGVQHYGLLNGQSVFGLDIVETPEGEKWPQLIVQQVLDREQKDTYVMKIKVEDGGNPQKSSTAILQVTVSDVNDNKPVFKESQIEVHIPENAPTGTSVVQLHATDADIGTNAEIKYIYGAQVTSATKRLFALNNTTGLITVQRALDREDTAVHKLTVLATDGSSTPARATVTINVTDVNDNPPNIDLRYIISPINGTVYLSEKDPTNTKIALITVSDKDTDVNSKVICFIEREVPFHLKAVYDNQYLLETSSLLDYEGTKEYSFKIVAADTGKPSLNQTALVRVELEDENDNPPIFTQPVIELSVSENNRRGLYLTTISATDEDSGKNSDIVYQLGPNASFFDLDRKTGVLTASRVFDREEQERFIFTVTARDNGTPPLQSQAAVIVTVLDENDNSPKFTHNHFQFFVSENLPKYSTVGVITATDSDAGENKAVTLSILNDNENFVLDPYSGLIKSNVSFDREQQSSYTFDVKAVDGGQTSRSSTAKVTINIMDANDNSPVVIYPPSNTSFKLVPLSAIPGSVVAEVFAVDIDTGMNAELKYTIVSGNNKGLFRIDPVTGNITLEEKPSSTDIGLHRLVVNISDLGYPKPLHTLVLVFLYVNETAGNASYIYDLIRRTMETPLDRNIGDSSQPYQNEDYLTIMIAIVAGAMVVIVVIFVTVLVRCRHASRFKAAQRSKQGAEWMSPNQEGKQNKKKKRKKRKSPKSSLLNFVTIEESKPDDTVHEPINGTISLPAELEEQGIGRFDWGTAPPTTFKPNSPDLAKHYKSASPQSAFHLKADTPVSVKKHHVIQELPLDNTFVGGCDTLSKRSSTSSDHFSASECSSQGGFKTKGPLHNRQVLSEFTTDRTQLSTDPFN